The genomic region TACTCTTACACGTACATGGAGCTAGATGGAAGAAACATTCCTGTGAAGTATCATTTCTACCAGTctagtgttttggttttttaatttcaaaacagaagcaaaatcaagggaaaaaaactactcgataaatgtaaaaataaatgtgcagcTTCATGTAATATTAAGACAGCTCTCCTTAATGTAGGAAAGCTCTTCAAGTAGAACTATACTAAGTTAGGGCTAAAGAAATTCTCCGCATAGCATGCTGAATTTCTACATCTGCAAGTAAGGCAATACCAATTACCTATCTCATATCAGTCAGGTGTATAAAGTTAGCACCAGAGGACATTCAGCCTATAATTACTGGCTCAAGATCCTGGCACAGGAAAGCGTTTCATCTGATCcagatgtttatttttcctcaaagtgTATTTGTGAACATTCTTTTTAGTTGTTTCACAAACTGCTTAGTAAGACAACAGCCACGAATCAATACTATTTCATGTTGCGCACTATCCTCCTGCAATGGTTTGTTTTCATCTCCCCCAACGCTTGTTCCAGTTGCTGAATTAGGTGGAGGAGGGTAGAAGGGTCGGTTTGCAACACTTGGGCAATTTGATCTTCGTTCTGATTAAGATGTAGCTTCATAGTCACAGCAGGCTTAATCTGTTGTCTCAGGCTTCTGCTTGCAAGCTGCATGAGGGAGTTTAGATGAAATGGGAATAgggaaacaaataaacagacaaaagaTGGTTATCAACTTCCATATTTACAACAGGTTTGCAGGACCCACTTGGAAGACtgtttaaaaatccttttcatcCACATTAAAGATACACACAATCTATTATTTAGGTTTATCATTAAGGCAACACTAATCCACCTTGATCAATGCTTTCAtactatttctgaaaattaggtGATAACTAAGAACGAATGTATTTAGTATATGCTAAAAAAACACCAATGGAGCTATAAATtcaattttcagaaagcaacatCGTTACATATCCTGTTCATCTCATAACTAGCTATCTTTAGTGCAATAACAAAATTATGTcagttttaaatacaggaaaaactgTTGCCTCAATTACTTTGAAAGACTATAAATTCATTGTTTAGTAGTTGTTtatgatgttaaaaaaatgtacagtaaaatacagaataccGAAAACGTAAGAGAAGTTACCTGCACATCCAGTCTCCATTCAAGATTGTGGTAGCTGGGAAGCTTTGGTGCCAGCTCACTGAGAATGCTTCTTATCTCCTTCCTGTTATCGAGGTATAGCTGGAGCAGTAATTTGTTCAATTCATCTGAGAATCCCAGAACATGAATGGAATCTTGGAAGTCTATCTCAGAAatctaaaaataacaatttagGCCTTAATACGGAACTATGTAATAACCGTTATTTGTTGAGAAACAAGTAAAATGGTAAGTAAACGTTATGTATGGTGTGGTGCGGCCATTTTCCTGCAGGAATGTGCGAGGACAATTCTACAGCTAGGACAAAACAAATTATCCTGGTTTACGTGATTTACACATGTGGATGTATTACAGCTGATTTGCATCAGCTTCAGGAGCAGTTttagatcttttttttaaaaagaaaaacattcaacaTCCTCACATTTAAGCCTCCACAtcagagaacaaaaagcagcacaaaaaagcATCTCAGCTTTGTCATGAGGAAGTACGTATTTCGATCATCAGTTTATCAACATGTTAACATAATACTGATACTCGAATTATAAATACTCTGAAATGATCCAATTGTCTGCACATGTAAGCGAGCACCAGGTACAACTTTTAAGGTTCATGTTACAGTACCTTAGAGTGGCCCCAAGAAGCCGATTCCCACAGGTCAATGCCTCTGTGCTGAACTGGAGAAGCTTGGTTCATCCTTGTGGAAGCAGTTATTTACTCAACAGAAAGTGTCATACCTTTACAATGCATTTGTACCATAAACACATTCTGTGATCAACTATATTCTACCATAATACACTATAATTTATCTGTCAGTCAAGTCACCTTACTTCAAGGGAAGATTCTGCAATATTTCAATCCCTTCCCCACCTGCTCTTCAGAACAATGCCTGCTTGAGTTTAATTTGGAATTACGTGTCTCTCTATCCATTCTCCATGTCTTCGTTGTTCAACTCTTCTACTACATCAACAGTAAAAAGTCTTTCCAATGGAAGAAGTTATTATCcaactatatatatttttttttattttaatatctgcTTACACTCACCCGAACTTCTGATGTTAGGAGCTGAAAAAGGTCTCAAACCTACTGTATCAGACAAACACACGGAATGCTTAACCGTGGGTTAGTACAGCACACATCCTGCACAGGAGCTGAACAACATCATCATCACTCAAGTTTTGTTATTTAGATAGAGCTTAATCCTGAAGCGTGCTTCTCTGTACGGACTACATTACTACACGTTCTTGCTATATGCCACTAAAACGTTGTTGAGTTTTAGCTTCAGACACTCAATACAAATTCCAGTGATCCAGTAACAgaacaaagtttttttttaaattaaaagaatacGTCATCAGAATTTTGAACTAGGTTTTCCCCGTTCATCAGCATTTACAGAGCTGTAAGTGTTCAGAAGACATCTCTTGAGTGTGTCCCTGCATTCATTACACAAAGGTATCCTTACCATAAGCTTGGAGCTTTCCGTAAG from Aquila chrysaetos chrysaetos chromosome 10, bAquChr1.4, whole genome shotgun sequence harbors:
- the COMMD2 gene encoding COMM domain-containing protein 2 isoform X1; this encodes MLLVLSEEQKAHLGCLPRVGAAAFGELGRLAVELLRRGAAARACEAAARKLNVGVDTIQRGVEGLTYLLTESSKLMISEIDFQDSIHVLGFSDELNKLLLQLYLDNRKEIRSILSELAPKLPSYHNLEWRLDVQLASRSLRQQIKPAVTMKLHLNQNEDQIAQVLQTDPSTLLHLIQQLEQALGEMKTNHCRRIVRNMK
- the COMMD2 gene encoding COMM domain-containing protein 2 isoform X2; amino-acid sequence: MLLVLSEEQKAHLGCLPRVGAAGKLNVGVDTIQRGVEGLTYLLTESSKLMISEIDFQDSIHVLGFSDELNKLLLQLYLDNRKEIRSILSELAPKLPSYHNLEWRLDVQLASRSLRQQIKPAVTMKLHLNQNEDQIAQVLQTDPSTLLHLIQQLEQALGEMKTNHCRRIVRNMK